From a single Anaerolineales bacterium genomic region:
- the aroH gene encoding chorismate mutase — translation MPIRGIRGATTVPADEPDLILQATRELLEAILAENDDMRPEDIASAVFTVTDDLASTFPAQAARQMGWGLVPMLCAREIPVPDSLPRVVRVLVHWNTDMPQSDVTHVYLRDAVRLRPDLISAQ, via the coding sequence ATGCCAATCCGTGGAATACGCGGCGCGACCACTGTCCCCGCAGACGAGCCAGACCTGATCCTGCAAGCCACGCGCGAACTGCTGGAGGCGATCCTCGCCGAAAACGACGACATGCGTCCCGAAGACATCGCCAGCGCGGTCTTCACCGTCACCGACGATCTCGCCTCCACCTTCCCGGCGCAGGCGGCGAGACAAATGGGCTGGGGACTCGTCCCGATGCTGTGCGCGCGCGAGATCCCCGTGCCGGACAGCCTGCCGCGTGTCGTCCGTGTGCTGGTGCATTGGAACACGGACATGCCGCAGAGCGATGTCACCCACGTCTATTTGCGGGACGCGGTCAGGCTGCGCCCTGACTTGATTTCGGCGCAGTAA
- the aroF gene encoding 3-deoxy-7-phosphoheptulonate synthase produces the protein MIIIMKPNYTPQQLEAVVAAVTAHGLTPHITYGVETAIVAAVGEFNIPSLDPFEVLEGVESVKRISQPFKLGSRQVHPENSVFPIDGFTIGGNDIAIIAGPCSVESKSQILETAHAVREAGANALRGGVFKPRTSPYSFQGLGEQGLEFLAEAREQTGMPIVVEIMSQTQLEVMLKYVDVFQVGARNMQNFNLLRALGETRKTVLLKRGLSATIEELLMSAEYLLAGGNKQVILCERGIRTFETATRNTTDINAIPVLKKLTHLPVILDPSHSTGHHDYVAAIARAAIAAGADGLIVEVHPDPAQAVSDGKQSLRPEKFAEMVRQVKAIAEIMGRRIAPIKKPATAGW, from the coding sequence ATGATCATCATCATGAAACCCAACTACACCCCACAGCAACTGGAAGCGGTGGTCGCCGCCGTCACAGCGCACGGACTGACTCCGCACATCACCTACGGAGTGGAAACCGCCATCGTCGCCGCAGTGGGGGAGTTCAATATCCCGTCGCTGGACCCGTTCGAAGTGTTGGAAGGAGTCGAAAGCGTGAAGCGGATTTCCCAGCCGTTCAAACTCGGCTCGCGTCAAGTGCATCCTGAAAATTCCGTCTTCCCCATCGACGGCTTCACCATTGGTGGGAATGACATCGCCATTATCGCGGGACCGTGCTCGGTGGAGTCGAAAAGCCAAATCCTGGAAACAGCCCACGCGGTGAGAGAGGCGGGCGCGAATGCGCTTCGCGGCGGAGTCTTCAAACCGCGCACATCGCCATATTCCTTTCAGGGACTTGGCGAGCAAGGTCTCGAATTTCTCGCCGAAGCGCGCGAGCAGACGGGCATGCCCATCGTGGTCGAGATCATGTCGCAGACGCAGCTCGAAGTGATGCTCAAATACGTGGACGTTTTTCAAGTCGGCGCGCGCAACATGCAGAACTTCAACCTTCTGCGCGCGCTTGGTGAAACGCGCAAAACGGTTTTGCTCAAACGCGGCTTGAGCGCCACCATCGAAGAACTGTTGATGTCCGCCGAGTATCTGCTCGCGGGCGGAAACAAACAGGTCATTTTGTGCGAGCGCGGCATCCGCACGTTCGAGACCGCCACGCGCAACACCACCGACATCAACGCGATCCCCGTCTTGAAAAAACTCACGCACCTGCCCGTTATTCTCGATCCGTCCCACTCCACGGGGCATCATGATTACGTCGCCGCGATTGCCCGCGCCGCGATTGCTGCTGGCGCCGATGGACTCATCGTCGAAGTCCATCCCGATCCCGCGCAGGCGGTCTCCGACGGCAAGCAATCGCTCCGACCCGAAAAATTTGCTGAGATGGTCAGGCAGGTAAAAGCGATCGCCGAGATCATGGGGCGCCGCATCGCGCCGATCAAGAAGCCTGCCACGGCTGGATGGTAA
- a CDS encoding prephenate dehydrogenase, translating into MEDGFSLKDSTVGILGLGLMGGSLAMSLKGKCACLIGFDSHPLTLELALSKGIIDHAESDSANFHAQVDILILATPVPSILNFLEQLLAIISHPCIVMDIGSTKRDILQAMSVLPEAFDPIGGHPICGKETLGLQNADEDLYQNAPFIVTPLERTSERAKSAVMQVVSAIGANLIEMTAEEHDLILASTSHLPFLLSSTLAHSTPREFAPFIGPGFRSTSRLSGTPAHMMLGILKSNRDNVLNAIQNFRNSLDEMESALKAENYAELEALLNQAKESHAALTADSGR; encoded by the coding sequence ATGGAGGATGGCTTTTCACTAAAAGATTCAACCGTTGGAATACTTGGATTGGGACTCATGGGCGGCTCGCTTGCGATGAGTCTCAAAGGGAAGTGCGCGTGCCTGATCGGATTCGACTCGCATCCACTCACGCTCGAACTTGCTCTTTCCAAGGGAATCATTGACCACGCTGAAAGCGACTCTGCCAACTTCCACGCCCAAGTCGATATCTTGATTCTGGCAACGCCTGTTCCATCCATCTTGAACTTTCTCGAACAACTGCTAGCCATCATCTCCCATCCCTGCATCGTCATGGACATCGGCTCCACAAAACGCGATATTCTACAAGCCATGTCTGTGTTGCCCGAAGCCTTCGACCCCATTGGCGGACATCCCATCTGTGGCAAGGAAACGCTCGGCTTGCAAAACGCGGATGAAGATTTATACCAAAACGCCCCGTTCATCGTCACGCCATTGGAACGCACCAGCGAAAGAGCAAAATCCGCCGTGATGCAAGTCGTTTCTGCTATTGGCGCGAACCTCATAGAAATGACCGCCGAAGAGCACGACCTCATCCTTGCATCCACAAGTCATTTACCGTTTTTATTATCTTCTACACTTGCCCATTCCACTCCGCGCGAGTTTGCGCCCTTCATCGGACCAGGCTTTCGCTCGACATCCCGCCTTTCTGGAACGCCCGCCCATATGATGCTGGGAATTTTGAAGTCCAATCGTGATAATGTGCTGAACGCGATTCAAAATTTCCGGAACTCGCTCGATGAAATGGAATCCGCCCTGAAAGCGGAAAACTACGCCGAACTTGAAGCGCTCTTGAATCAAGCGAAAGAATCTCACGCCGCTTTGACCGCGGACAGTGGACGATAG
- the aroA gene encoding 3-phosphoshikimate 1-carboxyvinyltransferase has translation MPTIHPFDFAQDKPSSFRIHPLSSPLNATVRVPGSKSLTNRALLIAALANGTTRITSALFSDDSRYFASALQTLGFDIQLDEVNHEMTVTGLGGKIPAKKAELFIGNAGTAARFLSAFLTLGYGEYILDGDARMRERPIGDLVEALEQLGCDIQPLEKEESGKSVCPPIRIFASGLKGGKTQIAGDISSQFLSALLMVAPYAQSPIEIELTTELNSKPYVDMTIAIMRDFGVEVDHHGYERFTIRPSFFFPLSPYSIESDASAASYFFAAPAICGGTVRVENISRKSVQGDVNFLDVLAQMGCVVEEADNSILVTRNSSLRGVDVDMRDIPDTAQTLAAIAPFADSPTRIRGIASARVKETDRVHATCTELARLDVRVEEHEDGMTIHPVKKMRPAIIQTYNDHRMAMAFSLIGLRFDGVTIDNPSCVSKTFPNYFDVLETLR, from the coding sequence ATGCCAACCATTCATCCCTTCGACTTCGCTCAGGACAAGCCTTCATCCTTCCGAATTCATCCTTTGTCTTCCCCACTCAACGCCACCGTCCGCGTGCCTGGCTCCAAGTCACTGACCAACCGCGCCCTGCTTATCGCCGCACTCGCGAATGGAACCACCCGCATTACCAGCGCCCTGTTCTCCGATGACTCGCGCTACTTTGCCAGCGCACTGCAAACCCTCGGCTTTGACATCCAACTCGATGAAGTCAATCACGAAATGACGGTCACGGGCTTGGGTGGGAAAATCCCTGCGAAGAAAGCCGAACTGTTCATCGGCAATGCAGGCACGGCGGCGCGATTCCTCTCCGCGTTTCTCACGCTTGGATATGGCGAATATATCCTGGACGGCGATGCTCGTATGAGAGAACGTCCCATCGGGGATTTGGTGGAAGCGTTGGAACAGTTGGGGTGTGACATTCAGCCGCTGGAGAAAGAAGAAAGTGGAAAATCGGTCTGCCCGCCGATCAGAATTTTTGCTTCGGGTCTCAAAGGCGGAAAAACACAAATTGCGGGGGATATCTCTTCGCAATTTCTTTCCGCCTTGCTCATGGTCGCCCCCTATGCACAATCCCCCATCGAGATCGAACTGACCACTGAACTCAACTCCAAACCCTATGTGGATATGACCATCGCCATCATGCGCGACTTCGGCGTGGAAGTGGACCATCATGGTTACGAACGCTTCACTATCCGCCCTTCTTTCTTTTTTCCTCTTTCTCCTTATTCAATCGAAAGTGACGCCTCTGCCGCCTCCTACTTTTTTGCTGCCCCTGCCATCTGCGGCGGGACAGTGCGCGTGGAAAACATCTCGCGTAAGTCGGTGCAAGGTGATGTCAATTTTCTGGATGTGCTTGCTCAAATGGGTTGTGTTGTAGAAGAAGCCGATAACTCGATTCTCGTTACTCGCAACTCGTCGCTTCGCGGCGTTGACGTGGACATGCGCGACATCCCAGACACCGCCCAAACCCTCGCCGCCATCGCCCCCTTTGCTGATTCGCCGACCCGCATCCGCGGCATCGCCTCGGCTCGTGTGAAGGAAACCGACCGTGTCCACGCAACCTGCACGGAACTGGCGCGGCTCGACGTCCGTGTGGAAGAGCATGAAGATGGAATGACCATTCATCCCGTGAAAAAGATGCGTCCTGCCATTATCCAAACCTACAACGACCACCGTATGGCGATGGCATTTTCCCTCATTGGTCTGCGTTTTGATGGCGTGACTATCGATAATCCGTCTTGTGTTTCCAAGACATTCCCGAACTATTTCGACGTATTGGAAACCTTGCGATGA
- the aroE gene encoding shikimate dehydrogenase: MIQLGLIGYPLGHSLSPKIHTAALKACGLEGSYSLFPIYPDDKHGLSNLIDHFRAGEIDGLNITVPYKLDIISFIDVLTDTAMSIGAVNTIFMHDDILIGHNTDADGFLIDLKKCMAQSSSPILGASSEANGGMGVDGKSAIVLGAGGSARAVIYALLNDGWSVTLTARRIEQAQELANEFASYNVQIASSFDLRPIDKFRAMPVPFDLLVNTTPVGMFPNMDASPLPNELSLPSNIFVYDLVYNPRETKLVRNARSQGLRATTGLGMLIEQAALSFEIWTGHTPPRDVLYASVVE, from the coding sequence ATGATTCAACTTGGTCTTATTGGGTATCCACTTGGGCATAGTCTTTCTCCAAAAATTCATACTGCTGCGTTAAAGGCATGTGGACTTGAAGGCAGCTATTCCCTATTCCCCATCTATCCTGATGACAAACATGGGTTAAGCAACTTAATTGATCACTTCCGCGCTGGTGAGATTGACGGACTCAATATCACCGTCCCATATAAACTGGACATCATCAGCTTCATAGATGTACTCACTGACACTGCCATGTCCATTGGCGCAGTTAACACAATTTTCATGCATGATGACATACTCATCGGTCACAACACCGATGCGGATGGGTTTCTAATTGATTTAAAGAAATGCATGGCGCAGTCCTCCTCTCCTATTTTGGGAGCATCCTCCGAAGCGAATGGTGGGATGGGAGTGGATGGGAAATCTGCAATTGTTCTGGGTGCTGGCGGATCGGCGCGCGCGGTTATTTATGCCTTGCTTAACGATGGCTGGAGCGTCACCCTCACCGCTCGTCGTATTGAACAGGCACAAGAATTAGCAAATGAGTTTGCAAGTTACAATGTGCAAATTGCAAGTTCTTTTGACCTTCGACCCATTGATAAATTCAGGGCAATGCCTGTGCCCTTCGACTTGCTAGTCAATACAACCCCTGTGGGTATGTTTCCAAATATGGACGCCTCCCCATTGCCGAATGAACTATCATTGCCCTCAAATATTTTTGTCTATGATTTGGTCTACAATCCACGTGAGACAAAACTCGTTCGCAACGCCCGCTCTCAAGGACTGCGTGCCACAACCGGACTTGGTATGTTAATTGAACAAGCTGCACTGTCATTTGAGATTTGGACAGGTCACACCCCGCCGCGTGATGTTTTATATGCATCGGTGGTTGAGTAG
- the aroC gene encoding chorismate synthase gives MPLRFLTAGESHGPSLTAILDGIPAGLSLTPDIINKELARRQQGYGSGGRMKIEKDTVQILGGVMSGETTGAPLAMLVQNDDHVKWKGKAIEPMTAPRPGHADLTGAVKYGYKDLRPALERASARETTMRVAVGAVCKSFLAQFGIIVGGYVSSIGEVTAEFGDMHYEERFIRAEESDVRCPVETSAQKMRDEIEKTIHGKNTLGGVLEIVALNLPVGLGSFVQWDKRLEAKLAHAVMSVQAIKGVEVGDAFENTKRIGTEAHDSINLQSSNLQRATNRAGGTEGGVSNGQPIIIRAAMKPIATTLLPQPTVDLAAGTESPTKYERSDFCPVPRAVPIIEAMVAFVLADALLEKLGGDSMNEIKPRFESLRKAALEDLPMDNIPHVFWG, from the coding sequence ATGCCCCTACGCTTCCTCACCGCAGGTGAATCCCACGGACCATCCCTCACCGCCATCCTCGACGGCATCCCTGCGGGACTTTCCCTCACGCCTGACATCATCAACAAAGAACTAGCACGCCGCCAACAAGGCTACGGCTCGGGCGGACGCATGAAGATCGAAAAGGACACCGTGCAAATTCTCGGCGGTGTGATGAGTGGCGAAACCACAGGCGCGCCGCTCGCCATGCTCGTCCAAAATGATGACCATGTCAAGTGGAAGGGCAAAGCCATCGAGCCGATGACCGCCCCGCGCCCGGGTCACGCGGACTTAACTGGCGCGGTCAAATACGGTTACAAAGATTTGCGCCCCGCACTCGAACGCGCCTCCGCCCGCGAAACCACCATGCGCGTTGCAGTCGGCGCGGTGTGCAAATCTTTCCTCGCGCAGTTCGGTATCATCGTCGGCGGATATGTTTCATCCATCGGCGAAGTCACCGCAGAATTTGGCGACATGCATTACGAAGAGCGTTTCATCCGCGCTGAAGAATCGGACGTGCGCTGCCCCGTCGAAACTTCCGCGCAAAAGATGCGGGACGAAATCGAAAAGACCATCCACGGCAAGAACACGCTCGGCGGCGTGCTCGAAATCGTCGCGCTCAACCTGCCCGTCGGCTTGGGAAGTTTCGTCCAATGGGACAAACGTCTCGAAGCCAAACTCGCCCACGCGGTCATGTCCGTCCAAGCCATCAAAGGCGTCGAAGTCGGCGACGCATTCGAGAACACAAAAAGAATTGGAACCGAAGCGCACGACTCCATCAACTTGCAATCTTCGAATCTTCAGCGTGCAACCAACAGAGCAGGCGGAACCGAAGGCGGAGTCAGCAACGGACAGCCGATCATCATCCGCGCCGCGATGAAACCAATTGCTACCACGCTTCTTCCTCAGCCGACAGTTGATCTTGCTGCGGGGACAGAATCTCCCACCAAGTATGAACGCTCCGACTTCTGCCCCGTGCCCCGCGCCGTACCAATCATCGAAGCGATGGTCGCCTTCGTCCTCGCGGATGCCCTGCTCGAAAAACTCGGCGGCGACTCGATGAACGAAATCAAGCCACGCTTTGAATCCCTGCGCAAAGCCGCGCTCGAAGATTTACCAATGGACAACATCCCGCACGTGTTTTGGGGATAA
- the aroB gene encoding 3-dehydroquinate synthase, translated as MPHIFIYGPPGTGKSTIGKLLAQNLRLPFIDLDRVIETNAGISISQIMNEQGETAFRDMETAALQEIVGRAFPKGDAVSVTNTQDKIIALGGGALLRDENYAFAESNGRILLLMAELPTLLERMKKESGKRPLLAGDLESKLTALLEKRRDHYNSFLLKLHVDGKSAEQNAHEAQIKLGRHHLSAMGEYDVLVGQVSNLTNFLMQNPIIVTDENVARHHLEQIQKLFNAKSVIIPAGEEHKNLETVSRLWDTFLENGLDRKSIVIALGGGVIGDMAGFAASTYMRGIDWIAIPTTLLSMVDASLGGKTGFDLPQGKNLIGSFHPPKLVIADPSLLTTLPERELRSGMAEVVKHGVISDPDLFAMCQRGMDWVKANLEEVVKHAIAVKIKVIEADPYEKGFRAALNLGHTVGHAVELVSKFELRHGEAISIGMAAEARYAVRVGLAGASVVEAIESTLSNLELPIHIPDGMPKDEIIRAMRVDKKKNAKAIRFALPIEIGKVELVATRVSDLEDVLK; from the coding sequence ATGCCCCACATCTTCATCTACGGTCCCCCAGGGACAGGTAAATCCACCATCGGCAAATTGCTTGCACAGAATTTACGCCTGCCGTTCATTGACCTTGACCGCGTCATCGAAACGAACGCGGGCATATCCATTTCACAGATCATGAATGAACAAGGCGAAACCGCATTTCGTGACATGGAAACCGCTGCCCTGCAAGAAATCGTAGGTCGCGCTTTCCCCAAAGGGGACGCTGTCAGCGTGACAAATACCCAAGATAAGATAATCGCCCTCGGCGGCGGCGCATTGCTCCGTGACGAAAACTACGCGTTCGCAGAATCCAATGGACGCATTCTCCTGCTCATGGCAGAACTGCCAACTCTGCTTGAACGCATGAAAAAAGAATCAGGAAAACGTCCATTACTGGCAGGTGATTTGGAATCAAAACTCACCGCCCTGCTGGAAAAACGCCGCGACCATTACAACTCCTTCCTGCTCAAATTACATGTGGACGGAAAATCCGCTGAGCAAAATGCGCACGAAGCGCAGATCAAATTAGGACGGCATCACCTCTCCGCAATGGGCGAATATGATGTGCTTGTAGGTCAGGTTTCCAACCTGACAAATTTCCTCATGCAAAACCCCATCATCGTCACCGACGAGAACGTGGCAAGACATCATCTCGAACAAATCCAAAAACTCTTCAATGCAAAATCCGTCATCATCCCTGCGGGCGAAGAGCATAAAAATCTCGAAACCGTCTCGCGCCTATGGGACACCTTCCTCGAAAACGGGCTTGACCGCAAAAGCATCGTTATCGCGCTCGGTGGCGGCGTCATCGGCGACATGGCTGGCTTCGCCGCATCCACCTACATGCGCGGCATTGATTGGATCGCAATTCCCACAACCTTGCTTTCCATGGTGGATGCTTCACTGGGCGGGAAGACTGGATTTGACTTGCCGCAGGGGAAGAACCTCATCGGTTCGTTTCATCCCCCGAAGTTGGTCATTGCAGACCCAAGCCTCTTGACTACGCTGCCAGAGCGCGAACTGCGTTCAGGCATGGCGGAGGTGGTCAAGCACGGCGTCATCTCAGACCCTGACCTGTTCGCTATGTGTCAGCGCGGCATGGACTGGGTGAAAGCTAATCTCGAAGAAGTGGTCAAACATGCAATAGCGGTGAAAATAAAAGTCATCGAAGCAGACCCATACGAAAAAGGCTTCCGCGCGGCATTGAATTTGGGACATACCGTCGGGCACGCGGTGGAACTTGTCAGCAAGTTTGAACTGCGGCATGGAGAGGCGATCTCCATCGGCATGGCGGCTGAGGCGAGGTACGCGGTTCGGGTCGGGCTGGCAGGTGCGAGCGTGGTCGAGGCGATTGAGTCCACGTTGTCAAATTTGGAGCTGCCCATCCACATCCCGGATGGAATGCCAAAAGATGAAATCATCCGCGCGATGCGGGTGGATAAAAAGAAGAACGCGAAGGCGATCCGTTTTGCGTTGCCGATCGAAATTGGCAAAGTGGAGTTGGTCGCTACGCGTGTAAGCGATTTGGAGGATGTGTTGAAATGA
- the aroQ gene encoding type II 3-dehydroquinate dehydratase has translation MKILILHGPNLNLLGTREPEVYGSMTLADINEKMIALGKELGVEATCLQSNHEGALIDALHDARTWAAGVVFNPGGYTHTSVALRDAVSAIQIPVIEVHLSNVYAREEFRHKSLLSAVCKGKVTGFGWRSYELGLRGLIDIIKV, from the coding sequence ATGAAAATATTGATTCTGCATGGACCGAATTTGAATTTGTTGGGAACCCGTGAGCCCGAAGTATACGGCTCGATGACGCTGGCTGACATCAATGAAAAAATGATCGCGCTGGGGAAAGAGTTGGGCGTGGAGGCGACCTGCCTGCAATCGAACCACGAAGGCGCGTTGATCGATGCGCTGCACGATGCGCGGACGTGGGCGGCGGGCGTGGTGTTTAACCCCGGCGGATATACGCACACGTCGGTGGCGTTGCGCGATGCGGTCTCGGCGATTCAAATTCCCGTCATCGAAGTGCATCTTTCCAATGTGTATGCGCGCGAAGAGTTTCGGCACAAGTCATTGCTCTCTGCGGTTTGTAAAGGCAAGGTGACGGGGTTTGGCTGGCGTTCGTATGAGTTGGGGTTGCGCGGGCTCATTGATATAATCAAGGTGTGA
- a CDS encoding alpha/beta fold hydrolase gives MNTQTIPTTEPFFLPGGRTGILLIHGFTGTPKEMRWMGEYLNGQGYTCLGVRLAGHATRPKDMVRSRWTDWTASVEDGYNLLRGAVDRVFLVGLSMGGALSLLMSTKLDVKGVVTISTPYELPDEHPAWQIKLYSYFRAYMPKTREEPGAGWFDKEAFREHISYPLNPIRSAAELKALLGRMQTALPKVTVPVYMIHSRDDTYVVPENMERIYAGLVNASDKTKVYITGSGHVVTRDAARDQVFELARDFIRRIET, from the coding sequence GTGAACACCCAAACCATTCCTACAACTGAACCTTTTTTTCTTCCCGGCGGGCGGACTGGGATCTTGCTGATCCACGGGTTTACCGGAACGCCCAAGGAAATGCGCTGGATGGGGGAGTATTTGAACGGGCAGGGTTATACCTGTCTGGGAGTCCGATTGGCGGGACATGCCACCCGCCCCAAGGATATGGTCCGCTCACGCTGGACGGATTGGACGGCTTCTGTTGAAGACGGCTACAATCTTCTGCGCGGCGCGGTGGACCGCGTTTTTCTCGTCGGGCTTTCGATGGGCGGGGCGCTGTCACTGCTCATGTCTACGAAGTTGGATGTGAAGGGCGTTGTGACTATATCCACGCCGTACGAATTGCCGGATGAACATCCCGCCTGGCAGATCAAGTTGTATAGCTATTTCAGGGCATATATGCCGAAAACGAGGGAAGAGCCCGGCGCGGGATGGTTCGACAAAGAGGCGTTCAGGGAACATATTTCGTATCCGTTGAATCCCATCCGCTCGGCGGCGGAACTGAAGGCTTTGTTGGGAAGGATGCAGACAGCCCTGCCAAAGGTGACTGTGCCGGTGTACATGATCCATTCCAGGGATGATACATATGTCGTGCCGGAAAATATGGAGCGGATCTACGCCGGGCTGGTTAATGCATCGGACAAGACAAAGGTTTATATAACAGGATCCGGTCACGTCGTCACGCGCGACGCGGCTCGTGATCAGGTGTTTGAACTTGCGCGGGATTTTATTCGTCGAATAGAGACTTGA
- a CDS encoding MFS transporter encodes MNRNLFFIACALLLWGVGEGMFFNFVPIRLENEFLLDKQQVGLALGAFGFFMAITHIPGGHLADRMGRRPLLIAAWLFGVTATLTMGLAKSLPIYLVGLFLYGVTAFVASPLGSYVTAARGKWSVGTALSLTTATFSLGMALGPVTGGLIAEQYGMSTSYLVAFGIFVISTLFIIFIQAQPIDRHDPEAPPARLWKNTRFVSFVMIFAFTVFALYLAQPLTPNFLKGVKNLTLSETGWVFSAGALGNSLLALLLSRSKPRNGFLYAQALVALFAVLIWQGTGLPAFMLGYFLMGGFRAARPMALAQARDLVHDSQMGITYGTMETVSAIIFIIAPPIAGFIFERDPFVIYPIAIGLIAVSIVIGYLFSPRKS; translated from the coding sequence TTGAATCGAAATCTTTTTTTCATCGCTTGCGCCCTGTTGTTATGGGGCGTCGGCGAAGGGATGTTCTTTAACTTCGTGCCGATCCGTTTGGAGAATGAGTTCCTGCTGGACAAACAGCAGGTTGGGCTTGCACTGGGTGCGTTCGGATTTTTTATGGCGATCACGCACATCCCCGGCGGACATCTCGCGGACAGGATGGGACGCCGCCCGTTGTTGATCGCTGCGTGGCTGTTCGGCGTTACCGCCACGCTGACAATGGGACTCGCCAAATCCCTGCCGATCTATCTGGTGGGATTATTTTTATACGGCGTGACGGCGTTCGTCGCTTCGCCCCTCGGGAGCTATGTCACTGCCGCCCGCGGAAAATGGTCGGTCGGGACGGCGCTCTCGCTTACGACTGCAACCTTCAGTCTCGGCATGGCACTGGGACCAGTCACAGGCGGCTTGATCGCTGAACAATATGGTATGAGTACAAGTTATTTGGTGGCGTTCGGGATATTCGTGATATCCACTCTCTTTATCATCTTCATCCAAGCCCAGCCCATTGACCGGCACGACCCCGAAGCGCCGCCTGCCCGCTTGTGGAAGAATACGCGTTTTGTCAGCTTTGTCATGATCTTTGCATTTACAGTTTTTGCATTGTATCTTGCGCAACCGCTCACGCCGAATTTCCTGAAGGGCGTCAAGAATCTGACCTTGAGCGAAACGGGCTGGGTGTTTTCCGCGGGCGCGCTGGGAAATTCCCTGCTGGCGCTTCTGCTCAGCCGCTCCAAACCGCGCAACGGATTTTTGTACGCACAGGCGCTGGTGGCGTTGTTTGCCGTGTTGATCTGGCAGGGAACGGGCTTGCCCGCTTTCATGCTTGGTTACTTTTTGATGGGCGGGTTCCGCGCGGCGCGCCCGATGGCGCTGGCACAGGCGCGCGACCTTGTCCATGACTCGCAGATGGGCATCACCTATGGCACAATGGAGACGGTCAGCGCGATCATTTTCATCATTGCCCCGCCGATCGCGGGCTTTATCTTTGAGCGCGATCCGTTCGTGATCTATCCCATCGCCATCGGGTTGATCGCTGTTTCGATTGTGATCGGTTATTTGTTTTCTCCGCGAAAATCATAA
- a CDS encoding MBL fold metallo-hydrolase, with protein sequence MLEIISFTLGPAQTNAYLVADPDTKEAVVIDPAWDGHLILAEAQKRGWRIGHLWYTHAHFDHIGGAAEIADALNPLPHVALHPDDHVLWRAGGGASFFGLDIDPGPEPTIDLVHGMTMKLGSNEFQVRFTPGHTKGHCVLYVAKENICFCGDVIFNGSIGRADLPGGDSAALEKSIREQIYTLPDETRLLSGHGPETTVGHEKKFNPFVSE encoded by the coding sequence ATGCTCGAAATTATCTCTTTCACCCTCGGTCCCGCGCAGACCAACGCCTACCTCGTTGCTGACCCTGACACAAAAGAAGCCGTTGTCATTGACCCTGCATGGGATGGGCATCTCATCCTTGCCGAAGCACAAAAGCGCGGCTGGCGCATCGGTCATTTGTGGTACACGCACGCGCACTTCGATCACATCGGCGGTGCGGCGGAGATCGCGGATGCGCTCAACCCGCTTCCGCATGTTGCACTGCATCCCGATGACCACGTCCTTTGGCGGGCGGGTGGCGGCGCCTCCTTCTTTGGACTTGATATTGATCCCGGTCCCGAGCCGACCATTGATCTCGTCCACGGCATGACGATGAAGCTCGGCTCGAACGAGTTCCAAGTCCGCTTTACGCCGGGGCATACGAAAGGTCACTGTGTGTTGTATGTTGCGAAGGAAAACATCTGCTTTTGCGGCGATGTCATTTTTAACGGCAGTATCGGGCGCGCCGACCTGCCCGGCGGTGATTCCGCCGCACTCGAGAAAAGCATCCGCGAGCAAATTTACACCCTGCCCGATGAAACCCGCCTGCTCTCGGGGCATGGTCCCGAAACGACGGTGGGGCATGAGAAAAAGTTCAATCCCTTCGTGAGCGAGTAA